A genomic window from Carassius gibelio isolate Cgi1373 ecotype wild population from Czech Republic chromosome A11, carGib1.2-hapl.c, whole genome shotgun sequence includes:
- the LOC128021971 gene encoding E3 ubiquitin-protein ligase TRIM39 isoform X21 produces the protein MAESSLTARKTRRQSIDHDPPFMSSSMSSLSEEIQCSVCLDVFTDPVTTPCGHNFCKICLNKCWDNSQTYSCPYCKETFKQRPDLKINTTLRELVGHCKKKSPEKTTEVLCDFCEERKLKALKSCLVCQSSYCETHLEPHLRVAGLKKHKLMDPVSNLEDYICQKHERPLDLFCRDDQTCVCSICSVKDHKNHNTVPIEEESQEKKTELMKTQKDVQLMIQNRIKKIQDIKHSAEVRKRNTEKEKAVRVELLTDLIRSIERHQTELLEMMEEQQKAAEKQEQGLIEELEQEITELKMRNTELEQLSHTEDHLHLLQIHSSLCSSTNTRNWPEISMKTHESLETLRRALTQLKDTIDEKLTLTELKWMQQYAVDVTLDPDTASPHLILSDDGKQVRCGDIRQKLPDKPERFDPCPCVLGKEGFSSGRFYFEVQVKGKTKWDLGVARESINRKGKITLRPRDGYWTVWLRNGDEYKAGAGPSVSLSLRVKPQRVGVFVDYDEGLVSFYDVESSSHIYSFTAQSFTEKLYPYFSPCPNDGGKNSSPLIITPVSYNK, from the exons TCATGTCATCCTCCATGAGTTCACTGTCTGAGGAGATTCAGTGCTCTGTATGTCTGGATGTGTtcactgatccagtcacgacTCCATGTGGACACAACTTCTGCAAGATCTGTCTGAATAAGTGCTGGGACAACAGCCAGACCTACAGCTGTCCATACTGTAAAGAAACATTCAAGCAAAGACCTGATCTCAAGATTAATACCACACTCCGAGAGCTCGTAGGTCACTGTAAGAAGAAAAGTCCTGAGAAAACAACTGAAGTTCTGTGTGACTTCTGTGAGGAAAGAAAGCTGAAAGCGCTGAAGTCGTGTCTGGTGTGTCAGAGCTCTTACTGTGAAACTCACCTGGAGCCTCATTTGAGAGTGGCAGGTTtgaagaaacacaaactgatggaTCCTGTGAGTAATCTGGAGGACTATATATGTCAGAAACACGAGAGACCTCTGGATCTGTTCTGTAGAGATGATCAGACATGTGTGTGTTCAATCTGCTCTGTGAAAGACCACAAGAACCACAACACTGTTCCTATAGAAGAGGAGAGTCAAGAGAAGAAG ACTGAACTGATGAAGACACAGAAAGACGTGCAGCTGATGATCCAGAACAGAATCAAGAAGATTCAAGACATCAAACACTCAGCAGAAGTcagaaaa agaaacacagagaaggAGAAAGCAGTCCGTGTGGAGCTCTTGACTGatctcatccgctccattgagagacatcagactgaactgctggagatgatggaggagcagcagaaagcagcagagaaacaggagcaAGGGCTGATTGAagagctggagcaggagatcactgagctaaagatgagaaacactgagctggagcagctctcACACACTGAAGATCACCTCCACCTCCTACAG ATTCACTCATCCCTGTGCAGCTCTACAAACACCAGGAACTGGCCTGAGATCAGTATGAAGACTCATGAGAGTCTGGAGACTCTGAGGAGAGCTCTGACTCAACTGAAGGACACTATAGATGAGAAACTCACACTAACTG AGCTGAAGTGGATGCAGCAGTATGCAG TGGATGTGACTCTGGATCCTGATACAGCTAGTCCACATCTCATTCTGTCTGATGATGGAAAACAAGTGAGATGTGGAGACATTAGACAGAAACTCCCAGACAAACCAGAGAGATTTGATCCATGTCCCTGTGTCCTGGGAAAGGAGGGATTCTCCTCAGGgagattttattttgaggtgCAGGTGAAGGGAAAGACTAAATGGGATTTAGGAGTGGCCAGAGAATCCATTAACAGGAAGGGAAAGATCACACTGAGACCCAGAGATGGATACTGGACTGTGTGGCTGAGGAATGGAGATGAATATAAAGCCGGTGCTGGtccttctgtctctctgtctctgagagtGAAGCCGCAGCGGGTCggtgtgtttgtggattatgaCGAGGGTCTGGTCTCCTTTTATGATGTGGAGTCCAGCTCTCATATCTACTCTTTCACTGCTCAGTCTTTCACTGAAAAACTCTATCCATATTTTAGCCCATGCCCTAATGATGGAGGTAAAAACTCAAGTCCACTGATCATCACACCTGTCAgttataataaatga
- the LOC128021971 gene encoding E3 ubiquitin-protein ligase TRIM39 isoform X22, with protein MAESSLIARKTRTRSIDSLPPFMSSSMSSLSEEIQCSVCLDVFTDPVTTPCGHNFCKICLNKCWDNSQTYSCPYCKETFKQRPDLKINTTLRELVGHCKKKSPEKTTEVLCDFCEERKLKALKSCLVCQSSYCETHLEPHLRVAGLKKHKLMDPVSNLEDYICQKHERPLDLFCRDDQTCVCSICSVKDHKNHNTVPIEEESQEKKTELMKTQKDVQLMIQNRIKKIQDIKHSAEVRKRNTEKEKAVRVELLTDLIRSIERHQTELLEMMEEQQKAAEKQEQGLIEELEQEITELKMRNTELEQLSHTEDHLHLLQIHSSLCSSTNTRNWPEISMKTHESLETLRRALTQLKDTIDEKLTLTELKWMQQYAVDVTLDPDTASPHLILSDDGKQVRCGDIRQKLPDKPERFDPCPCVLGKEGFSSGRFYFEVQVKGKTKWDLGVARESINRKGKITLRPRDGYWTVWLRNGDEYKAGAGPSVSLSLRVKPQRVGVFVDYDEGLVSFYDVESSSHIYSFTAQSFTEKLYPYFSPCPNDGGKNSSPLIITPVSYNK; from the exons ATGGCAGAATCTTCACTAATAGCAAGAAAAACCAGGACACGGAGTATCGACAGTTTACCTCCAT TCATGTCATCCTCCATGAGTTCACTGTCTGAGGAGATTCAGTGCTCTGTATGTCTGGATGTGTtcactgatccagtcacgacTCCATGTGGACACAACTTCTGCAAGATCTGTCTGAATAAGTGCTGGGACAACAGCCAGACCTACAGCTGTCCATACTGTAAAGAAACATTCAAGCAAAGACCTGATCTCAAGATTAATACCACACTCCGAGAGCTCGTAGGTCACTGTAAGAAGAAAAGTCCTGAGAAAACAACTGAAGTTCTGTGTGACTTCTGTGAGGAAAGAAAGCTGAAAGCGCTGAAGTCGTGTCTGGTGTGTCAGAGCTCTTACTGTGAAACTCACCTGGAGCCTCATTTGAGAGTGGCAGGTTtgaagaaacacaaactgatggaTCCTGTGAGTAATCTGGAGGACTATATATGTCAGAAACACGAGAGACCTCTGGATCTGTTCTGTAGAGATGATCAGACATGTGTGTGTTCAATCTGCTCTGTGAAAGACCACAAGAACCACAACACTGTTCCTATAGAAGAGGAGAGTCAAGAGAAGAAG ACTGAACTGATGAAGACACAGAAAGACGTGCAGCTGATGATCCAGAACAGAATCAAGAAGATTCAAGACATCAAACACTCAGCAGAAGTcagaaaa agaaacacagagaaggAGAAAGCAGTCCGTGTGGAGCTCTTGACTGatctcatccgctccattgagagacatcagactgaactgctggagatgatggaggagcagcagaaagcagcagagaaacaggagcaAGGGCTGATTGAagagctggagcaggagatcactgagctaaagatgagaaacactgagctggagcagctctcACACACTGAAGATCACCTCCACCTCCTACAG ATTCACTCATCCCTGTGCAGCTCTACAAACACCAGGAACTGGCCTGAGATCAGTATGAAGACTCATGAGAGTCTGGAGACTCTGAGGAGAGCTCTGACTCAACTGAAGGACACTATAGATGAGAAACTCACACTAACTG AGCTGAAGTGGATGCAGCAGTATGCAG TGGATGTGACTCTGGATCCTGATACAGCTAGTCCACATCTCATTCTGTCTGATGATGGAAAACAAGTGAGATGTGGAGACATTAGACAGAAACTCCCAGACAAACCAGAGAGATTTGATCCATGTCCCTGTGTCCTGGGAAAGGAGGGATTCTCCTCAGGgagattttattttgaggtgCAGGTGAAGGGAAAGACTAAATGGGATTTAGGAGTGGCCAGAGAATCCATTAACAGGAAGGGAAAGATCACACTGAGACCCAGAGATGGATACTGGACTGTGTGGCTGAGGAATGGAGATGAATATAAAGCCGGTGCTGGtccttctgtctctctgtctctgagagtGAAGCCGCAGCGGGTCggtgtgtttgtggattatgaCGAGGGTCTGGTCTCCTTTTATGATGTGGAGTCCAGCTCTCATATCTACTCTTTCACTGCTCAGTCTTTCACTGAAAAACTCTATCCATATTTTAGCCCATGCCCTAATGATGGAGGTAAAAACTCAAGTCCACTGATCATCACACCTGTCAgttataataaatga